The DNA region CTGGGGGCTGCTGGTAATTGCTGCAGGATTCTGGCTGCGGGTGCTGTTCGGGCCGCGGGTATCGCCTCTGGCACTGCTCTCAGTCAAAGTCCTGGCACCACGCCTGGGACGGACACGCCTGGTTCCGGGACCGCCCAAGCGCTTTGCCCAGGGAATGGGGGCGTTTGTTTCCACCACGGCCTTGGTCCTTTTTATTGCAGGGGCTGTTCCGGCTGCCTGGATCGTGCTGGCGGTGCTGATCGCTGCGGCGTCGCTGGAGGCATTTGCCGGCTTCTGCCTGGGCTGTGTCATTTTCGGCCTGCTGC from Arthrobacter pascens includes:
- a CDS encoding DUF4395 domain-containing protein, which encodes MSESTSLQPADVKDSPAPVRSGVDWRAVFAFPNPVNEYAARITAGLVVLLAAATLLSGSGWGLLVIAAGFWLRVLFGPRVSPLALLSVKVLAPRLGRTRLVPGPPKRFAQGMGAFVSTTALVLFIAGAVPAAWIVLAVLIAAASLEAFAGFCLGCVIFGLLQRRGLIPDDVCEACNNVSLRKS